In a genomic window of Nodosilinea sp. E11:
- a CDS encoding DUF1815 family protein, which translates to MFVRLAEQHRQFVRDLVMNLQALATVLEGMGYLASCYTCGGQMNSASFMVSLGDDHLIRFLVSDYGITWTEMRDDRELMKLEGAEAIHQLQELANLVKFRIQPADSRKAIPTEV; encoded by the coding sequence ATGTTTGTCAGACTAGCCGAGCAGCACCGCCAATTTGTTAGAGACCTAGTCATGAACCTGCAAGCGCTGGCCACAGTGCTTGAGGGCATGGGCTATTTGGCCTCTTGCTACACCTGCGGTGGTCAAATGAACAGTGCATCCTTTATGGTCAGTCTGGGCGACGACCATCTCATTCGCTTCCTGGTATCTGACTACGGCATCACCTGGACCGAGATGCGCGACGATCGCGAATTGATGAAGCTAGAAGGCGCAGAGGCCATTCATCAGCTGCAAGAGTTGGCCAACCTGGTCAAGTTTCGCATTCAGCCCGCCGATTCTCGCAAGGCGATCCCGACCGAGGTTTAG
- a CDS encoding aldehyde dehydrogenase, which translates to MTTLAASAPVADLLLRQRVYWNTGATRSLDFRLAQLKALRAAIVTYQADIIDAVRQDLGRPEFEGYFEVGAISELDYVIKHLPRWVKRRKVSLPLNQQPGSGWVQPEPLGVVLVIGPWNYPFQLMISPLVGAIAAGNCAMLKPSELAPATSRVVARLVEATFDPAYVTVVEGDVDTAQALLAEQFDHILFTGSERVGKLVMQAAAQHLTPVTLELGGKSPCIVDADVNLEVAARRIAWGKFLNLGQTCVAPDYLLVDERVKDDLVVALKQRIAECYGENPAESPDLSRVVNDRQFDRLVGLLDQGNILAGGEHDRRDRYIAPTLIDGVSWDAPIMQEEIFGPILPILTYRNLDDAIASINQRPKPLALYLFTRDRQVQAQVLDRTTAGSVCINDVILQVAQWNLPFGGVGSSGLGHYRGQYSFDTFSNLKGVLKKPFWLDMDWRYPPYAGKVKFFQKFIGL; encoded by the coding sequence ATGACTACCCTCGCTGCCTCTGCCCCCGTTGCCGATCTACTGCTGCGCCAGCGGGTCTACTGGAATACTGGGGCGACCCGCAGCCTTGACTTTCGCCTCGCCCAGCTCAAGGCGCTGCGAGCGGCCATTGTCACCTACCAGGCCGACATTATCGACGCGGTCAGGCAAGACCTGGGGCGGCCCGAGTTTGAAGGCTATTTTGAAGTCGGGGCGATTAGCGAACTGGACTATGTGATCAAACACCTGCCCCGTTGGGTGAAGCGGCGCAAGGTATCGCTGCCGCTGAACCAACAGCCGGGTTCGGGCTGGGTACAACCCGAGCCCCTGGGGGTGGTGCTGGTGATTGGCCCGTGGAACTACCCTTTTCAGCTGATGATTTCGCCGCTGGTGGGGGCGATCGCCGCTGGCAATTGCGCCATGCTCAAACCCTCGGAGCTGGCCCCGGCTACTTCTAGGGTGGTGGCCCGGCTGGTCGAAGCTACCTTTGACCCGGCCTATGTAACCGTGGTGGAGGGTGATGTTGACACCGCCCAAGCGCTATTGGCCGAACAGTTTGACCATATTCTGTTTACTGGCAGTGAGCGGGTCGGCAAGCTCGTCATGCAGGCGGCGGCCCAGCACCTCACCCCGGTGACCCTAGAGCTAGGTGGCAAAAGCCCCTGCATTGTCGATGCCGATGTCAATCTGGAGGTGGCGGCCCGGCGCATTGCCTGGGGTAAGTTTCTCAACCTGGGGCAAACCTGCGTTGCCCCCGACTACCTGCTGGTCGATGAACGGGTGAAGGATGACCTGGTGGTGGCGCTAAAGCAGAGGATCGCTGAGTGCTACGGTGAAAATCCCGCCGAGAGCCCCGACCTATCGCGCGTGGTCAACGATCGCCAGTTCGACCGCCTGGTGGGCCTGCTGGATCAGGGCAATATTTTGGCTGGGGGAGAGCACGATCGCCGCGATCGCTACATTGCCCCCACTCTGATCGACGGCGTCAGCTGGGATGCCCCAATTATGCAGGAGGAGATCTTCGGCCCGATCTTGCCGATTCTCACCTATCGCAACTTGGACGATGCGATCGCATCTATCAACCAACGGCCTAAGCCTCTGGCGCTGTACCTGTTTACGCGCGATCGCCAGGTGCAGGCCCAGGTGCTCGATCGCACCACTGCCGGGTCAGTCTGCATCAACGACGTGATCTTGCAGGTTGCCCAGTGGAATCTCCCCTTTGGCGGGGTGGGCAGCAGTGGCCTGGGCCACTACCGAGGCCAATATAGCTTTGACACCTTTTCTAACCTCAAGGGCGTTTTGAAGAAACCCTTTTGGCTGGATATGGACTGGCGCTACCCGCCCTACGCGGGCAAAGTGAAGTTTTTTCAAAAATTCATTGGTCTCTAA
- a CDS encoding 8-oxoguanine deaminase codes for MPTLLVKNIHTLVTMDDERREIRAGALFIRDHMIEQVGTTAALPQTADRVIDLGDRHLVFPGLVNTHHHFFQTLTRVVRGAQNSSLFNWLSALYPLWQQLTPEAIRLSAQVAAAELIYSGCTTASDHLYLFPNGCTLDDEIEAVAQTGLRFHASRGSMSVGESKGGLPPDSIVEAEADILKDSQRLIEQYHNNDPYALTRITLAPCSPFSVSTDLMRESAALARSYPGVRLHTHLAENNSDVTYSLDTFGLTPGDYAASVGWLGEDVWHAHCVKLDDKAIASFGQTGTGVAHCPCSNMRLASGMAPIRKMLDHNVPVGLGVDGSASNDGSHLLGEARQAFLMARVREEDPAALTAREALEIATRGGAKVLGRTDIGHLAPGMAADFVTVNLDRLALSGTAYDPVAALIFCMVDRVDYSFIHGREVLNPEGLLTLDLPVVLEKHGMVARSLAA; via the coding sequence GTGCCAACCCTCTTGGTCAAAAACATCCACACCCTCGTCACCATGGATGATGAGCGGCGGGAGATTCGCGCTGGGGCACTGTTTATTCGCGACCATATGATCGAGCAGGTGGGCACCACCGCAGCATTACCCCAGACCGCTGACCGGGTGATCGATCTGGGCGATCGCCACCTGGTGTTTCCTGGCCTGGTCAACACCCACCACCACTTTTTTCAAACCCTGACGCGGGTTGTGCGGGGGGCACAGAATTCATCTCTGTTCAACTGGCTCAGTGCCCTTTATCCCCTGTGGCAGCAGCTCACCCCCGAGGCCATTCGCCTCAGCGCCCAAGTGGCCGCCGCCGAGCTGATCTACTCGGGCTGCACCACCGCCAGCGACCACCTCTACCTCTTCCCCAACGGCTGCACCCTCGATGATGAAATCGAGGCTGTCGCCCAAACCGGGCTGCGCTTCCACGCCAGCCGGGGCAGCATGAGCGTGGGCGAGAGCAAGGGCGGCCTACCCCCCGACTCCATCGTTGAGGCCGAGGCCGATATCCTCAAAGACTCTCAGCGCCTGATCGAGCAGTACCACAACAACGACCCCTATGCCCTGACCCGCATTACCCTGGCCCCCTGCTCCCCCTTCAGCGTCTCGACCGATTTGATGCGTGAGTCAGCCGCGCTGGCCCGCAGTTACCCCGGCGTGCGGCTGCACACCCATCTGGCCGAAAACAACTCCGACGTCACCTACAGCCTCGATACCTTTGGCCTCACCCCCGGCGACTATGCCGCCTCGGTAGGCTGGCTGGGGGAAGACGTCTGGCACGCCCACTGCGTCAAGCTCGACGACAAGGCGATCGCTAGCTTTGGCCAGACCGGCACTGGCGTGGCCCACTGCCCCTGTAGCAACATGCGCCTGGCCAGCGGCATGGCCCCAATCCGAAAAATGCTCGATCACAACGTGCCCGTGGGCTTGGGGGTGGATGGTTCCGCTTCTAACGATGGCAGCCACCTGCTGGGTGAGGCCCGCCAGGCTTTTCTGATGGCCCGCGTGCGGGAAGAAGACCCCGCTGCCCTCACCGCCCGCGAAGCGCTGGAGATCGCCACTCGCGGCGGCGCAAAGGTGCTGGGCCGCACCGACATTGGCCACCTGGCCCCCGGCATGGCGGCAGATTTTGTCACCGTCAATCTCGATCGCCTGGCGCTGTCGGGCACTGCCTACGACCCCGTGGCCGCGCTGATCTTTTGCATGGTCGATCGGGTTGACTACAGCTTTATCCACGGCAGAGAGGTGCTTAACCCCGAGGGCCTGCTGACGCTGGATCTGCCGGTGGTGCTAGAGAAGCACGGGATGGTGGCGCGATCGCTCGCCGCCTGA
- a CDS encoding 5-(carboxyamino)imidazole ribonucleotide synthase, producing the protein MAQTESNPIHRVGVIGGGQLAWMMGPAAQRLGLELVVQTPSPSDPAVAIASSALFAAVDDAIATATLAAQCDVITFENEFIDCEGLQPLADQGTRFRPGLEVLALVLDKRHQREFFADIGLPNPCYDFLEGDESEAELAAKAEALGWPLVMKTRRLGYDGYGTAVVKAASQLSATWDRFNHAPVLLEEFVPFKQELAVMVARSAAGEIAVYPTVETQQVDQICRRVLAPARVEPAVAATMHRLACTLAEQLQLVGILGIECFLTQQDQVLINEIAPRTHNSGHYSLDACATSQFEQQLRAVSDRPLGPAGLTCPQAVMVNLLGLEASDEHHYRQLEALKQLPEATLYWYTKGIRPGRKLGHITQRLDAAADPVAAAQAIEAIWYG; encoded by the coding sequence ATGGCACAGACAGAGTCAAACCCGATCCACCGTGTGGGTGTCATTGGCGGCGGTCAACTGGCCTGGATGATGGGGCCTGCGGCCCAACGGCTCGGGCTAGAACTGGTGGTGCAAACTCCTAGCCCAAGCGACCCAGCGGTGGCGATCGCCTCGTCGGCTCTGTTCGCTGCGGTGGATGATGCGATCGCCACCGCAACCCTGGCGGCCCAGTGCGACGTCATTACCTTCGAAAACGAGTTTATCGATTGTGAGGGGCTGCAACCCCTGGCTGACCAAGGCACTCGCTTTCGCCCTGGTTTAGAGGTTTTGGCCCTGGTGCTAGACAAGCGCCACCAGCGAGAATTCTTTGCAGACATTGGTCTGCCCAACCCTTGCTACGACTTTTTAGAGGGTGACGAAAGCGAGGCTGAACTAGCCGCTAAAGCCGAGGCCCTAGGCTGGCCGCTGGTGATGAAAACTCGCCGCCTAGGCTACGACGGCTATGGCACCGCCGTCGTCAAGGCGGCCTCGCAACTCAGCGCCACCTGGGATCGGTTTAACCATGCCCCGGTTTTGCTAGAGGAGTTTGTGCCCTTTAAGCAAGAGCTGGCGGTGATGGTTGCCCGCTCGGCGGCGGGCGAGATCGCGGTGTATCCCACCGTAGAAACCCAGCAGGTCGATCAAATTTGTCGGCGGGTCTTGGCTCCGGCCAGGGTGGAACCAGCGGTGGCCGCGACGATGCATCGCCTGGCCTGCACCCTAGCGGAACAGCTTCAGCTGGTGGGTATTTTGGGTATCGAATGCTTTCTCACCCAGCAAGATCAGGTGCTAATCAACGAAATTGCTCCCCGCACCCACAATTCGGGTCACTACAGCCTCGATGCCTGTGCCACCTCACAGTTTGAACAGCAGCTGCGGGCAGTGAGCGATCGCCCCCTTGGCCCCGCTGGGCTCACCTGCCCTCAGGCGGTGATGGTGAATTTGCTGGGGCTAGAGGCGTCTGACGAGCATCACTACCGCCAGCTCGAAGCGCTAAAGCAGCTGCCTGAAGCCACCCTCTACTGGTATACCAAAGGCATTCGCCCCGGTCGTAAGCTGGGCCACATTACCCAGCGCCTCGATGCCGCTGCCGACCCGGTGGCGGCGGCCCAGGCGATCGAGGCCATCTGGTACGGCTGA
- a CDS encoding ABC transporter ATP-binding protein/permease: MERFNLKGFRRFWAIAKTYWFGDEKWKAGGLLLLIAVFLLGYTGLSVVLNNKRGVLISALSAKDEARFWETVLVFIGVLVAYAPLLAGYDYLQKRLGLEWRRWLTGRFVGDYFSDRAFYDIQQFQPDIDNPDQRIAEDVKNFTQQSLALLLVVVSSVLQVIAFSGVLWGISKNLVGFLVLYALLGTLVTVVIFGQPLVRLNFEQLKREANFRFSLVRIRENAEAIAFYRGEAQEASQVNNRFMAAFDNFKKLIVWELNLNALTNAYEFIPFVLPAIVVAPAVFSGDLEVGKVSEAQGAFMRVFFSLNVVVARFSELTSFGAGIDRLYSFAETLNHVESEPAAAASPPSVDDSTAEDSSESLDHPTIAIEPSDSLALKAFTLQTPNYQRTLVENLSIDIPDKTGLLIVGPSGCGKSSLLRAIAGLWHSGSGTIHRPELDSILFLPQKPYMILGTLREQLLYPNTSQAVDDAGLQAALEKVNLANLAERFGGFDAVEEWGDVLSLGEQQRLTFARLLVSQPDFAILDEATSALDLANEAKLYDHLHHSGTTFISVGHRESLAEYHQATLELAEDHTWALKPSGLATTDL; this comes from the coding sequence ATGGAACGATTTAACCTCAAAGGGTTTAGACGGTTTTGGGCGATCGCCAAAACTTACTGGTTTGGCGACGAAAAGTGGAAAGCCGGGGGCCTGCTGCTGCTGATTGCGGTGTTTTTGCTGGGCTACACCGGCCTCAGCGTGGTGCTCAACAACAAGCGCGGCGTGCTGATCTCTGCTCTCTCCGCTAAAGACGAAGCCCGCTTTTGGGAAACCGTGCTGGTATTTATTGGCGTGCTGGTGGCCTACGCGCCGCTGCTGGCGGGCTACGACTACCTGCAAAAGCGCCTGGGTCTAGAGTGGCGACGGTGGTTAACGGGGCGGTTTGTGGGCGATTACTTTAGCGATCGCGCCTTCTACGACATCCAGCAGTTTCAGCCCGACATCGACAACCCTGACCAGCGCATCGCCGAAGATGTGAAAAACTTCACCCAGCAGTCGTTGGCGCTGCTGCTGGTGGTGGTTAGCTCAGTGCTGCAAGTGATCGCCTTTAGCGGCGTGCTCTGGGGCATCTCCAAAAATCTGGTGGGCTTTTTGGTGCTCTACGCCCTGCTGGGCACCCTGGTGACGGTGGTGATCTTTGGCCAGCCCCTGGTGCGGCTCAACTTTGAGCAGCTGAAACGGGAGGCCAACTTTCGCTTCAGCCTGGTACGCATTCGCGAAAACGCTGAGGCGATCGCCTTTTACCGGGGCGAAGCCCAGGAGGCCAGCCAGGTGAACAACCGCTTCATGGCCGCCTTCGACAACTTTAAAAAGCTGATCGTTTGGGAACTCAACCTCAATGCCCTGACCAACGCCTACGAGTTTATTCCCTTTGTGCTGCCCGCGATCGTGGTGGCCCCAGCGGTGTTCTCCGGCGATCTCGAAGTGGGCAAGGTTTCCGAGGCCCAGGGAGCCTTCATGCGGGTGTTCTTTTCGCTCAATGTGGTGGTGGCCCGGTTCTCAGAACTCACCTCCTTTGGGGCCGGCATCGATCGTCTCTACAGCTTTGCCGAAACGCTCAACCATGTGGAGAGTGAGCCCGCCGCCGCAGCGTCCCCACCATCCGTAGATGATTCTACGGCGGAAGACTCCTCAGAATCTCTAGACCATCCCACGATCGCCATTGAACCCTCAGATTCCCTGGCGCTAAAAGCGTTTACCTTGCAAACCCCCAACTACCAGCGCACTCTGGTCGAAAATCTCTCGATTGATATTCCTGACAAAACCGGATTGCTGATTGTGGGGCCAAGCGGCTGCGGCAAGAGTTCGCTGCTGCGGGCGATCGCCGGTCTCTGGCATTCCGGCAGCGGCACTATCCACCGCCCTGAGCTAGACAGCATTCTCTTTTTGCCCCAAAAGCCCTACATGATTCTCGGCACCCTGCGAGAGCAGTTGCTCTACCCCAACACCAGCCAAGCGGTGGACGATGCTGGTCTCCAGGCCGCCCTAGAGAAAGTCAACCTGGCCAATTTGGCCGAGCGCTTTGGTGGCTTTGATGCGGTAGAAGAATGGGGCGATGTACTGTCGCTGGGCGAGCAGCAGCGGCTCACCTTTGCCCGCCTTTTGGTCAGCCAGCCCGACTTTGCCATTCTCGACGAAGCCACCAGCGCCCTCGATCTGGCTAACGAGGCCAAACTCTACGACCACCTGCACCACAGCGGCACCACGTTTATTAGCGTCGGCCACCGCGAATCGCTGGCTGAGTATCACCAAGCCACCCTAGAGCTGGCCGAAGACCACACCTGGGCGCTCAAACCCTCCGGCCTCGCCACGACAGATTTATAA
- a CDS encoding DUF1499 domain-containing protein — protein sequence MGALPFIGNMAGDRPTNLGVKAGKLAPCPASPNCVVSQGEADAEHSIAPLTYSGDSTQAMAKLTNVVKAMPRTTIVEATDTYLYAEFASKLMGFVDDVEFYLDPEASVIQVRSASRMGQSDLGVNRKRVEAIRQALATA from the coding sequence ATGGGTGCTCTACCATTTATCGGCAATATGGCGGGCGATCGCCCCACCAATCTAGGCGTTAAAGCAGGCAAACTAGCCCCCTGCCCTGCTTCTCCCAACTGCGTGGTCAGCCAGGGCGAGGCGGATGCTGAGCACAGCATCGCCCCCTTGACCTATAGTGGCGACTCTACCCAGGCGATGGCTAAACTCACCAATGTTGTCAAAGCCATGCCCCGCACCACCATTGTTGAGGCCACCGACACCTACCTCTACGCCGAGTTTGCCAGTAAGCTGATGGGCTTTGTCGACGATGTAGAGTTTTACCTCGACCCGGAGGCCTCGGTGATTCAAGTGCGATCGGCCTCTCGCATGGGCCAATCTGACCTGGGGGTGAACCGTAAACGGGTAGAAGCCATTCGCCAAGCCCTGGCTACCGCCTAG
- a CDS encoding aspartate kinase: protein MALIVQKYGGTSVGTVERIQAVAQRVKATVEAGHAVVVVVSAMGKTTDGLVKLAADITDRPSRREMDMLLSTGEQITIALLTMALHNLGQEAISLTGAQVGIVTEAEHTRARILKIKTDRLQRHIDEGKVIVVAGFQGISQTTDLEITTLGRGGSDTSAVALAAALGAEKCEIYTDVPGILTTDPRLVPEAQLMDEITSDEMLELASLGAKVLHPRAVEIARNYGVMLVVRSSWTDEPGTRVVSPRPQPRPLEGLELAHPVDAVEFDTDQAKVALLRIPDRPGIAARLFGELATQALNVDLIIQSIHEGNTNDIAFTLVQANLAKAEAVAEAIAPALRSNPTDTTQAEVMVDQRMAKISIAGAGMIGRPGVAAKMFSSLAAAGINLQLISTSEVKVSCTIDVKDCDRAIAVLCEAFDVTTSPMPQSDVPSHAAAAPVVRGAALDTKQARVAIRHVPDKPGMAAHIFQLLATHGVSVDMIIQSQRCRLVNGQATRDIAFTVAQADAQTAKAVVESAAAELGLGDVAVDDAIAKVSVVGTGMIYAPGVAARMFKALSEQGINLQMIATSEIKISCLVAEEEGVTALRAVHNAFGLAGLERTVVPA, encoded by the coding sequence ATGGCGCTGATCGTACAGAAATATGGGGGAACCTCCGTTGGCACCGTAGAGCGGATTCAAGCGGTGGCCCAGCGGGTCAAGGCTACAGTAGAGGCCGGGCATGCGGTGGTGGTGGTGGTGTCGGCCATGGGCAAAACCACCGATGGTCTGGTGAAGCTCGCTGCCGATATTACCGATCGGCCCAGCCGTCGCGAAATGGACATGCTGCTGTCGACCGGTGAGCAGATCACGATCGCCCTGCTGACCATGGCTCTACACAATCTGGGGCAGGAGGCGATTTCTCTCACCGGGGCCCAGGTGGGCATTGTCACCGAGGCCGAGCACACTCGCGCCCGCATTCTCAAGATTAAAACCGATCGCCTCCAGCGCCACATCGATGAAGGCAAGGTGATTGTGGTGGCGGGCTTTCAGGGCATTAGCCAGACCACAGACTTAGAAATTACGACCCTAGGGCGGGGCGGCTCTGACACCTCGGCGGTGGCCCTGGCGGCAGCGTTAGGGGCCGAAAAGTGCGAAATCTACACTGACGTACCCGGCATCCTCACCACCGACCCCCGCCTGGTGCCTGAGGCCCAGCTGATGGACGAGATCACCAGCGATGAGATGCTGGAGCTGGCCAGCTTAGGGGCCAAGGTGCTGCACCCCCGCGCAGTGGAGATTGCCCGCAACTACGGCGTTATGCTGGTGGTGCGATCGAGTTGGACCGATGAGCCCGGCACCCGAGTGGTTTCGCCCCGGCCCCAGCCCCGCCCCTTGGAGGGGTTAGAACTGGCCCACCCGGTCGATGCAGTGGAGTTTGACACTGACCAGGCCAAAGTGGCCTTACTGCGTATTCCCGATCGCCCCGGCATTGCCGCCCGGCTATTTGGCGAGCTAGCCACCCAGGCGCTGAATGTAGATTTAATCATTCAATCGATCCATGAGGGCAACACCAACGACATTGCTTTCACTCTGGTGCAGGCCAACTTGGCGAAGGCCGAGGCAGTAGCCGAGGCCATTGCCCCAGCCCTCCGCAGCAACCCCACCGACACCACCCAGGCCGAGGTGATGGTCGACCAGCGCATGGCCAAGATCAGCATCGCCGGGGCAGGGATGATTGGCCGACCTGGGGTAGCCGCGAAAATGTTTTCGTCGCTGGCGGCGGCGGGTATCAACCTTCAGCTAATTTCGACCTCCGAGGTCAAGGTGAGCTGCACCATCGATGTCAAAGACTGCGATCGCGCCATTGCGGTGCTTTGCGAAGCCTTCGATGTCACCACCTCTCCCATGCCCCAAAGCGATGTGCCCAGTCACGCTGCCGCCGCCCCGGTGGTACGCGGTGCCGCGCTCGATACCAAGCAGGCCCGCGTCGCCATTCGCCACGTGCCCGACAAACCTGGTATGGCCGCCCATATTTTTCAGCTGCTGGCTACCCATGGGGTCAGTGTCGATATGATTATTCAGTCGCAGCGCTGCCGTCTGGTCAATGGTCAGGCCACCCGCGACATTGCCTTTACCGTCGCCCAGGCCGATGCTCAGACTGCTAAGGCTGTGGTAGAGTCTGCCGCCGCCGAGCTAGGGTTGGGCGATGTGGCGGTCGATGATGCAATCGCCAAGGTCAGCGTGGTTGGCACCGGCATGATCTACGCCCCAGGCGTGGCCGCCAGAATGTTTAAGGCCCTCTCTGAGCAGGGCATTAACCTACAAATGATTGCCACCTCAGAGATCAAGATCAGCTGCTTGGTGGCTGAGGAGGAAGGGGTAACCGCGCTGCGAGCGGTTCATAATGCCTTTGGGCTAGCAGGGCTGGAGCGCACCGTAGTACCGGCCTGA
- a CDS encoding pirin family protein — translation MPTLNPTSTAKTLHSIQRTQGRHWVGDGFPVRTLMAYNGLGQTISPFLLLDYAGPAEFPPTTARRGVGEHPHRGFETVTIVYNGEVEHRDSAGGGGIIGPGDVQWMTAAAGLVHEEFHGPTFAQTGGPFEMVQLWVNLPAKDKMSAPRYQGITSDRIPVVELPDGRGRLRVIAGDYAESQGPAQTFTPINLWDLRLSGGQQVSLDVPEGHTTLLVVLKGAVRVGGSEPIAEAEIGICNSAGTTLTLDCLQDTTALLLSGAPIDEPIVGHGPFVMNTTEEIYQAMADYQSGKMGALTPQ, via the coding sequence ATGCCGACTCTCAACCCGACCAGCACCGCTAAAACCCTGCACAGCATTCAGCGCACCCAAGGTCGCCACTGGGTAGGCGACGGCTTTCCGGTGCGCACGCTGATGGCCTACAACGGTCTGGGCCAAACCATCAGCCCCTTTTTGCTGCTCGACTATGCCGGGCCAGCCGAATTTCCCCCCACGACAGCGCGGCGCGGCGTGGGTGAACACCCCCACCGGGGCTTTGAGACCGTCACCATCGTCTACAACGGCGAGGTCGAGCACCGCGACTCGGCGGGCGGCGGCGGCATCATCGGCCCCGGGGATGTGCAGTGGATGACGGCGGCGGCGGGCCTGGTGCACGAAGAATTCCACGGGCCAACCTTTGCCCAAACTGGCGGCCCCTTTGAGATGGTGCAGCTGTGGGTAAATTTGCCCGCCAAGGACAAAATGTCTGCGCCCCGCTACCAGGGCATTACCAGCGATCGCATTCCTGTCGTCGAGCTACCCGATGGTCGGGGCCGCCTGCGGGTGATTGCCGGAGACTATGCAGAATCTCAGGGGCCAGCCCAGACATTTACCCCGATCAACCTGTGGGATCTGCGGCTGAGCGGTGGTCAGCAGGTAAGTCTGGATGTGCCCGAGGGACACACCACTCTGCTGGTGGTGCTGAAGGGAGCGGTGCGTGTGGGCGGCTCGGAGCCGATCGCAGAGGCGGAGATTGGTATCTGCAACTCGGCTGGCACCACCCTCACCCTCGACTGCCTGCAAGATACCACTGCCCTGCTACTCTCAGGCGCACCCATCGACGAGCCCATCGTCGGCCACGGCCCCTTTGTGATGAACACCACCGAAGAAATCTACCAGGCCATGGCCGACTACCAGAGCGGCAAAATGGGTGCCCTCACCCCCCAGTAA